Proteins from a genomic interval of Arachis hypogaea cultivar Tifrunner chromosome 10, arahy.Tifrunner.gnm2.J5K5, whole genome shotgun sequence:
- the LOC112716235 gene encoding enolase 1, chloroplastic — MALSFTPQTTKTVSQTPSFIASRPVAPPKSVPFRNSRRSIAVRASASVASPSAAAVTATRECSVKSLKARQIVDSRGNPTVEVDLVTDQLYRSAVPSGASTGIYEALELRDGDKSVYRGKGVLNAVRNINEVLAPKLLGVDVRNQADVDAIMLEIDGTPNKSKLGANAILGVSLSVCRAGAGARGVPLYKHIQEISGTKELVMPVPAFNVINGGSHAGNNLAMQEFMILPVGATSFSEALRMGSEVYHVLKGIIKAKYGQDACNVGDEGGFAPNVQDNREGLVLLIDAIEKAGYAGKIKIGMDVAASEFYTKDGKYDLNFKKQPNDGAHVLSAQSLCNLYKDFVKEFPIVSIEDPFDQDDWGSWASLQSSVDIQLVGDDLLVTNPKRIAEAIQKKACNGLLLKVNQIGTVTESIQAALDSKAAGWGVMVSHRSGETEDNFIADLSVGLASGQIKTGAPCRSERLAKYNQLLRIEEELGSVRYAGEAFRSP, encoded by the exons ATGGCTTTGAGTTTCACGCCCCAAACCACCAAAACCGTTTCCCAAACACCTTCCTTTATTGCCTCCAGGCCGGTAGCGCCGCCGAAGTCTGTGCCCTTTCGCAACTCGCGACGATCAATCGCGGTGCGTGCCTCGGCCTCTGTGGCGTCTCCCTCTGCAGCGGCGGTGACGGCGACGCGGGAGTGTTCTGTGAAGTCGCTGAAGGCGAGGCAGATCGTGGATAGCAGGGGAAACCCGACGGTGGAGGTGGATCTGGTGACCGACCAGCTGTACCGATCGGCGGTGCCGAGTGGCGCCTCCACGGGGATCTACGAGGCGCTGGAGCTGAGGGATGGTGATAAGAGCGTTTATCGAGGAAAAGGAGTGCTTAATGCTGTTAGGAACATCAATGAGGTCTTGGCTCCTAAGCTTCTTGGCGTTGATGTTAG GAATCAAGCAGATGTGGATGCTATCATGCTGGAAATAGATGGAACTCCTAACAAGTCAAAGCTAGGGGCTAATGCAATATTGGGAGTTTCGCTGAGCGTGTGTAGAGCTGGTGCAGGAGCAAGAGGAGTGCCTCTATACAAACATATCCAGGAAATTTCTGGAACAAAAGAACTTGTAATGCCAGTTCCAGCTTTTAATGTTATAAATGGGGGTAGTCATGCTGGAAATAATCTGGCCATGCAAGAATTTATGATACTACCGGTTGGAGCTACTTCATTTTCTGAGGCACTCCGCATGGGTAGTGAAG TTTATCATGTATTGAAGGGTATTATCAAGGCAAAATATGGACAAGATGCATGTAATGTCGGAGACGAAGGAGGATTTGCTCCCAATGTTCAGGATAACAGGGAGGGGCTAGTTTTACTCATTGATGCTATTGAGAAGGCTGGTTACGCTGGCAAG ATTAAAATAGGTATGGATGTTGCAGCTTCAGAGTTTTACACTAAGGATGGAAAATATGATTTgaacttcaagaaacaaccaaatgaTGGAGCTCATGTTCTCTCTGCCCAGAGTCTTTGCAATCTTTATAAAGACTTTGTGAAGGAATTTCCCATTGTGTCAATTGAGGATCCATTTGATCAAGATGACTGGGGTTCATGGGCTTCACTACAGTCTTCAGTTGATATTCAACTTGTAGGAGATGATTTACTTGTTACAAACCCGAAGAGAATAGCTGAAGCCATCCAGAAGAAGGCTTGCAATGGTTTGCTTCTAAAG GTTAACCAGATTGGCACAGTGACAGAATCTATTCAGGCTGCACTTGACTCAAAGGCAGCAGGCTGGGGTGTCATGGTTAGTCATCGGAGTGGTGAGACTGAAGATAACTTCATTGCTGATCTCTCTGTCGGCTTGGCCAGTGGACAG ATTAAGACTGGTGCACCGTGCCGAAGTGAGCGATTGGCAAAGTATAATCAG CTTCTTCGCATTGAAGAGGAACTTGGAAGCGTCCGATATGCTGGTGAAGCCTTCAGATCCCCTTAG
- the LOC112716236 gene encoding plant cysteine oxidase 3 isoform X2, translating to MVFSLFRRYLSMGRHSHTSNKVQALYDHCNAIFSPSSTPPPSSQALHKLSSILDTVQPSDVGLSEETTDDDRGHGFFGINQLNRAARWAQPITYIDIHESDSFTMCIFCFPTSSVIPLHDHPGMTVFSKILYGSLHVKAYDWVEPPCTVESKGPGHPQVRLAKLAVDKVMTTPCETSVLYPKHGGNLHCFTAVTPCAVLDILSPPYREDEGRKCTYYHDYPYSTFSTQNGPKICDNEEEEYAWLVEIGTPADLYMRSREYTGPAIQL from the exons ATGGTCTTCTCGTTATTCCGGAGATACTTGAGCATGGGCCGCCATAGCCACACCTCAAACAAGGTTCAGGCTCTCTACGACCACTGCAACGCCATTTTCTCCCCTTCCTCAACGCCACCACCTTCTTCGCAAGCTTTGCACAAGCTCTCTTCAATTCTcg ATACTGTCCAACCATCAGATGTTGGGCTTTCGGAGGAAACTACAGATGATGATCGAGGGCATGGGTTTTTTGGAATTAATCAACTGAATAGGGCAGCTCGATGGGCTCAACCAATAACTTATATTGACATTCACGAGTCCGATAGTTTTACG ATGTGTATATtctgttttcccacttcttcgGTTATACCACTGCATGACCATCCTGGCATGACTGTATTTAGCAAAATTCTCTACGGCTCTTTGCATGTGAAAGCTTATGATTGGGTTGAACCTCCCTGCACTGTAGAAAGCAAGGGACCAGGACATCCTCAAG ttaGACTGGCCAAGTTAGCTGTTGATAAGGTCATGACTACACCGTGCGAGACATCGGTTTTATATCCAAAGCATGGTGGAAATCTGCACTGTTTCACAGCAGTAACACCTTGTGCTGTGCTAGACATTCTTTCACCTCCATATAGAGAAGATGAAGGAAGGAAGTGTACTTACTATCATGATTATCCATATTCAACATTTT CAACACAAAATGGCCCTAAGATATGCGACAACGAAGAGGAGGAATATGCTTGGCTTGTAGAGATAGGAACGCCTGCGGATCTTTATATGCGCTCAAGAGAGTACACTGGTCCGGCTATCCAGCTTTAG
- the LOC112716236 gene encoding plant cysteine oxidase 3 isoform X1 — protein sequence MVFSLFRRYLSMGRHSHTSNKVQALYDHCNAIFSPSSTPPPSSQALHKLSSILGVVQARGIVLYKSGRINSGTFNLACMVNIKTKGHERLCMHTVQPSDVGLSEETTDDDRGHGFFGINQLNRAARWAQPITYIDIHESDSFTMCIFCFPTSSVIPLHDHPGMTVFSKILYGSLHVKAYDWVEPPCTVESKGPGHPQVRLAKLAVDKVMTTPCETSVLYPKHGGNLHCFTAVTPCAVLDILSPPYREDEGRKCTYYHDYPYSTFSTQNGPKICDNEEEEYAWLVEIGTPADLYMRSREYTGPAIQL from the exons ATGGTCTTCTCGTTATTCCGGAGATACTTGAGCATGGGCCGCCATAGCCACACCTCAAACAAGGTTCAGGCTCTCTACGACCACTGCAACGCCATTTTCTCCCCTTCCTCAACGCCACCACCTTCTTCGCAAGCTTTGCACAAGCTCTCTTCAATTCTcg GTGTCGTGCAAGCAAGAGGAATAGTTTTATACAAGAGTGGGAGGATTAACTCTGGCACGTTCAATCTTGCTTGCATGGTCAACATTAAAACAAAAGGGCACGAGCGACTGTGCATGC ATACTGTCCAACCATCAGATGTTGGGCTTTCGGAGGAAACTACAGATGATGATCGAGGGCATGGGTTTTTTGGAATTAATCAACTGAATAGGGCAGCTCGATGGGCTCAACCAATAACTTATATTGACATTCACGAGTCCGATAGTTTTACG ATGTGTATATtctgttttcccacttcttcgGTTATACCACTGCATGACCATCCTGGCATGACTGTATTTAGCAAAATTCTCTACGGCTCTTTGCATGTGAAAGCTTATGATTGGGTTGAACCTCCCTGCACTGTAGAAAGCAAGGGACCAGGACATCCTCAAG ttaGACTGGCCAAGTTAGCTGTTGATAAGGTCATGACTACACCGTGCGAGACATCGGTTTTATATCCAAAGCATGGTGGAAATCTGCACTGTTTCACAGCAGTAACACCTTGTGCTGTGCTAGACATTCTTTCACCTCCATATAGAGAAGATGAAGGAAGGAAGTGTACTTACTATCATGATTATCCATATTCAACATTTT CAACACAAAATGGCCCTAAGATATGCGACAACGAAGAGGAGGAATATGCTTGGCTTGTAGAGATAGGAACGCCTGCGGATCTTTATATGCGCTCAAGAGAGTACACTGGTCCGGCTATCCAGCTTTAG